ATGGACACTTTCTAAATCAAAAACGACGGTAACgggtagattatatatcatgttatctGTGAAATCCCAAGGTTGCATCCTCGATATGAACACAGCCTATGGAATTTCGGGGATATGATGTGCAAGGGTGTCCTTAGTTGACTATGGATCAAGATCACGATgcagggacttggcacgaattcccaatccacggtccatatatattattattatatccATATATATCGACCATAGGTTAAGGATACGTGCCAAGTGCCTGTGATTACGGACAACGAGAGAACACAGATGTGTATGCGAAACAAATCCATGATTCCAGCTAAAAATCGGAGAAACAATGCCAAATGTGACCAAAGCAAAGAACAAGTGAGTAGGATGAGCGGTTCAGGAATGGTAAACATCGCCTGCCATGCCAACTTGGATCCATTTCGAGCTTATTGTCTGTTGATCAAGGTCGAGTCCGTGTAATGTCAAGCTCACAAAATGAGAGTCGGACAACAAAACCAGGTAACAAGCATTGGAGaaggaaaggaaatattttCCAATTGATGTAATGATGACGACAATAACACTACTACTCCGTGCTTATGTATTGTCGATCATCCTGTTATTTGGAAATCTAATTCATAATAAACTGCGGCATATTCATTCGATTTTTGGTGTCCTTCTGGAACACGTTGTAGAGCATAGCATTGATCGTGGTAAGAGTATCGTACAGTCAGTATCGGGACATATGGTTGAAAGATTAAACCAGACAACAGCGACATTTTATTGCTGGTCATGGTATCAAATTACCGGAAAGCATTCTGGGTTGCAATGTATTGGATTGGTGTGACAGTAGTACTGTTAATGTCATAAATACTGAGTGGACACGTGTAGTCATATGGCAATCTGGTGTATGGCACACTTTCAGGAAAAAATAAAGGACGCGGGAGGACGTTCCCCGTTGACTATTTTAGTAAAAAAGATGCCGAAAAGAAAGGGGTGAGGTGTACATTACGAGACAAGGGCTTGTTTCCAGAAAATGTGTGGTGACAAGTATGGCTCGGCAAATCACAGGATCAGATGGCCTTTTTTGGGATTCCGAATCAGTCTGGTTGAAgttacttttctttttaaaaagaattacTTTTAGGTGAACATTAAGACCAACGGGCTATCGTGACCCTAACGTGACCTCGACACTACCGATTGACTAACCCCTGGAGTTTGCTGCAactcattaaatattgaatttcgTATGTATTGCAAATATCCATcaagatacaaaaaaaaatcaatgtattgatattttcttttcgtCTATTTTAAATTTATTCTGTGACTTCCTAGGTATCACGTTTCAGAATATAACATGTAATTGAGGGAAGTTCATTAAGTACTGAATTTCGTGTGTATTGCAAATATCCATtaagattttgacatttcttttcgtctattttaaatttcttctgTGGCTTCCTAAGTATCCAAAGTTTAGGCCTTTGGCATCTTTAGTCCCAGAGTATAAGGTTGCCCGTAACCTGCATTCAACGCACAAGTACTAGTATTGATTCACTTGAATAGCGGCAGGTTCAGAATGTACATAACTACTTGTTCTTTACTAtccaattttgaaaattataaaaaaaaattattgaattagATGGTATTGCACATGCTCATTCAGATTAATTAACTTGAATGATGACTCGGTTAATTCACAATATACATAACTTCACGCTTTTTGAAATCCAGTCTTGAATATTATGAACTTTATCTAAgcatttatgtcattttttttttagtttcatcggggtatgaaaaaaaaattgtttgcaaactgtatgaatccgcgtagcggattcttacagaagtttgcaaacaaaatttgtttcataccccaatgaaactaaaaagtaattgacatcaacgcttataattaatttttgaaaatgattttctaatttaaaacatgttttatgtacaattttactggttttaaatgggattctttttctcaaatcaatacgcaacgtcaattgtcgtattgtgacgtcacatttttcgcgccattctcggaatttctttcatagaagaatgaaaagaatttttcgaccaatcacatttgagtatttaccatgaaaacaaagaaaaattaattattgaacTATGCATGCATATCGTTCGACCTATTTTGAGCTTCTACCATTTCCTGCAAAGTGTCAGTTTTTTCGCTTAACATCATCGATTGACAAGCCCtggacggaacagctgtatgatagtTATATTCGTTTTGGTTCTACTGTGTCAAActcaatatttatattaaaaggACATACTGTCTTGCAGGTCCTTTGTACAACCGCTTGGCCTCTTCAACCTTCATGCGATCAGCTCTCTGTCTCACTGAATGTTCTGACTGTCGATATGGTTGTTCTGACTGTATATATGCAATAAATCATTAACACGAAAACAAGAGGTAACCGTTTATTAAGTAATGCTTAATTATATACACCACCATCTACGCTAATCCGACTAATTGTAAAACAGATTTACTTAATCTCACAAATCTCATTAGACCTGGTAAAGCGCTGTACATTAACTGGCATTTTGATCCCctattataatattgtatactAAATGCATACTTGAAATACAGTGATTTCTAAATGTACACTTTTACATCTAACACCCTTAGAAATCGATTTATAGTGCTTTCAACAATAATGAATAAATGTGGCCATATGCGGGCATTGCggtaaatatacataaacaatgttatcacgtGCACTACGATATcgataacatatatttttacaGTGGGCCCGTTTTTTATGCGTTCCTACCCAAATGATATTATGGTtcatacaaatatgaaaaatcCTTGAATTTTAGCCTTTGTTGGAAAAGTCTAGGAATTCATTGCCGTACCTTGGAATTTGGTATAAATGCGTTGAAATGTCCTTGAATCTGCGTTTTTGGTCAAGATAATTACGTTTTTCTTAAATGTTTATGATAACAAATCTCATAAGTGTTGTAACAAAATTATGAGCTATATTACCTTTCTTTGTCATTTTTAATGTGACAGGAAACAAGGCGTTATACCAACTTTGTACTGATATGTATATTAGTATATTAACTTCATCAAAAGTCGATCTTTCTCCCTAAAAATTCTTGGGAAAATACTTGAAATAAATGACAGAAAATTCTAGAAAAGTTTGGAAGTTTAATGACTCAAAATCTGTATGAACCATAGATAAGGCAATGATAATTTGACATAAAGGAAAAGTATATTTGCGTGAATCTAtgaaattttaagtttaaaattaGAAGTCGCTGAACCGTATTGAGATCATGATCTCGTCgtaaaattttaacaaaagtCATCAACGCGTAGAAAAGAAGACTGGCTTATTAATGTCTTAGTGAAAGGAATGATATTCCATATGATTTGTGTAGGGAAGACtagaattttaatgaaaacggtcaataatagaaaataaaatgaaagcttttataaatatcattaatCCAATGGCAATAAGGGACGCCCGATTGTCCTAGTAAAAGACATGCTAGATTTGATAATTATGCCTCGGAGATTTTGGGCCATCAATGTGAGGAAGATCGAAATAGTAAAATGTAATTATGACAAAAGTAAATTGAATATTACAATAGAATGGCAAGATATAACATGAACACACTTTCTGATGGAATAACAGCATAACAatacataaacaatatatttacaaatgtaaattttgaTTGAAAACTACTCATGAGTGATTGACAATAACAACATAACTCATGTGTAAATACCACAGGAAGAAGTATTCAAAGATTAGTGTGGGAAATTTGCATATATTTAGATGTGTCTTCAAGAGGATATCACACGATGTTTCCGACATTAAACAgtttttttgattggtcaattttTAAAAGACCAAATGTCGGCGGTTTCCCCGTGGCTAAAAATACTGCATTTGTCAAAATTTGGAGTGCTATTTTTCCAGTTTGGCAAGTATGAATACTGGATTTGCTGCTTTTTCTGCACTCAATGTCGCAAAAAGATGGACTGGTACATTCTTTTAGAAATTGCAACACACTTGAGTAAATACAGTTACATGTGACACGATACCTATAACAATGTTAAGTTGTAAATGTGGAAATATCCTTAAATCATGGTAATTTGTACATAACATTACCATGTTAAATTGTCATTAACGAGGAGAAATACCCTCAAATCACGGTAATTTGTATATTCTTTGTAATACTACAATGGTAAATTGTCATTACTGACTTTAAGAcctgaaacaaacaaacaaaattgaaagagttgtatatattacatacactacacataattttcaaaaagaaaataccATATAGTCACTTCACAACACACCACTGACAGTTGTGACAACGAATCCAAGATATCGCCGTAAATCACCATAACATGTATAAATCATTTAAGTTAAAGGAACTACATATAAAGCAGTTCTATTTCATaagaaacaaaaagaaatacTTTATCCTTCCTGgtatatttctttcaaaatgacAAGATTGGCTAATACTTCTGTTATTGTAAaaggttcatttagtcttgcCCTTCTTTAGACTACACGGAATGTAATTCTGAAGAACGCAAATACTCCCTATTGAGCAACATATAAGTATAGCAAGTACAGTCAGCATGGCCGAAAGGTCAGGCTGTGCGTGACTGGACACTCCATTCTGTATATCCTGATGGACGGCTCGCATTTGCAGGAGCTGTGCGATGGTAGCGCAAATATGGAATATTTGGTGACTATGGCCAACAATGTCGAATTTTCCAGGAAAAAATCTCTCTGGAATTTGCGACAAAAAGAAAAATGCCTGAGCACCAAATGCTGGGAATGTCAGTGTGATGTGATCAAAAGAGCGGAGAGAACAGTCTGGGTTAACAAAACACTTGTAGTAACGTGGAAAGAAAGGTATGAATATGAGTACTACTTCTACAAGGAGTGCTGCCACCTGCAGTGCCCGTCGCTTTACTACTTGTGGTCCACCGCTGAAGCAAAGTAGTGCAAAACAGAAAAACGCATGATTAAACCACGTTAAAAAGGCCAGGACATACAGAAAAAATGGTCTCAGGATCATGTACATTTCCTTGTCTGAACACGAATACATTGCCAAAACTCCGGTCCCGAAGGCAAATAAAACTACTCCTATAAAATCTATCATAAAAACCAAATGATGTACATAGAGGTTTTTCGAATGTAACAAATGGGCCACCGAACTCAAAAAATGTGTCAAACTACAACATATTCCGAAAGTCAGCATTGGCCAAGAGTCTTTGTCCGTCCACCAATCGTAAATCAGAAAATACTGCCCCAGAGCGTACCAAATGATAAACAAGCCAATCAAATGTGTCCATACATTCAATGTCTCATTGTGGATTTGAAACAGACTGCCAATGTAGTAGCGCCAAGGCTGATTGGACAGTCTATAACCAGTAAGAATGCCGTCCTCTCGATACTTCTCGGGAACCTCCTGTTGATGAGTGAAGTGTCGGACCTGAAGAGAGCGCACCCAGGACAAAGCGTTGGTCAGCATTGCCATTGTGAACTTTCAGACTGCAACCTAGAGGTCAAAGAGAAGTAAAGATAATTAACATACTAACTAGACAGTTATACTCTCTGTTTGTTACTTTTTAATCAACAATAATTCATTGTAAGCCAGACTCCACTGGGACTGTATATTTAGGCCGGTTTATGGAAAGATTTGGATTGTAGAGAGTCTACTTTTACATCATTACAATTACTGTTGAATATAATAGATTCAACTTCATTCTCTTTCACAACGAGAaacatacttacattataaatTTAGGTAAGTGTAGTGTTCATATTTGGTAGTATACAGTACTAGTACCAAGTTTCCTCGGTGAATACAGCGTAGCTCAAGAAGAATATACCCTATACCAGGTTAAGAAAATATACTGTGTAACGTGAAATGTTCATGTGTACTTTCTTTCGTGCTCTGGAACATTCAAATCATTTTGTGGTTAGCCCAAGCAACAGTAatacaacaatatttgttgTAGTTATTTGTGTGGTTCTATAGCAAGCACAAAAACAACGAAAGTTTATACACCACGAACattttatgttatacagtaaGTGAAAGCTTAATTACTACGACTGTCCGTTAGTTAACTTACATTAAGATGACAGATACTCCTGGAACCACACATGTTACTCTTTTGGTGTACGGTATATTACCGCCCCCATTACTTATATTGTTAGACATACTATAGATGAAGAACATACAATACAATGCTTACTCCTGCATTTTCATTAACATGATTCACTGCTTAAGATTCTACAAAGAAGGAAGACGAAGAATTTAACGTCCTGATTGAACCAAGATGACAATACATGGATGACTATGGGAGGTAACGGTATAGATACAATAGACGTGATACAAGTCTACAATGCAATAAGTAGTTGGATTATCTACCACGCAGCAGCTATTCTTATTTCCGTTAAAATCAATGACGTACCAAACAGCAAATGAGGATCGTACGTGCATAACATCGGTATTGTAATGATAACAGAATAAGATTAACTTATTTGCGAAGCAActttatttaaaactttaataGCATAAAGTGTGTTTCGTGGCTAGAGAGAGCATAATATAAGAACATAAAGCGTGTTACACGGCTAGAGACGGTATAACATAAAGCGTGTTACACGGCtagagacagtataacatacagcgtgttacacggctagagacagtataacataaagCTTGTTACACGGCTAGAGACAGTATAACAAAGTGTATTACACGGCTAGAGACATTATAACAAAGTGTATTACACGGCTAGAGACGGTATAACATAAAACGTGTTACACGGCTAGAGACGGTATAACATAAAGTGTGTTACACGGCTAGAGACAGAATAACATGAAGCTTGTTACACGGCtagagacagtataacataaagCTTGATACACGGCtagagacagtataacataaagTGTGTTACACGACtagagacagtataacatacagcGTATTACACGGCTAGACACAGTATAACATAAAGCTTGTTACACGACTAGAGACAGTATAACAAAGCGTGTTACACGACTAGAGACAGTATAACAAAGCGTTTTACATGGCTAGAGATAGTATAACATAAAGCGTATTACACGGCtagagacagtataacataaagCGTGTTACACGGCTAGAGACAGTATAACATGAAGCGTGTTACACGGCTAGAGACGGTATAACATAAAGTGTGATACACGGCtagagacagtataacataaagTGTGATACACGGCAAgagacagtataacataaagTGTGATACACGGctagtgacagtataacaaagcgtgttacacggctagagacagtataatataaagcttgttacacggctagagacagtataacataaagCTTGTTGCACGGCTAGAGACAGTATAACATCAAGCGTGTTACACGGCTAGAGACAGTATAATATAAAGCTTGTTACACGGCtagagacagtataacataaagCTTGTTGCACGGCTAGAGACAGTATAACATCAAGCGTGTTACACGGCTAgagacaatataacatcaagcGTGTTACACGGCTAGAGACAGTATAACATCAAACGTGTAACATGGCTAGAgacagtataatataaagtgtgttacacggctagagacagtataacatacagcgtgttacacggctagagacagtataacatacagcGTGTTACACGGCTAGAGACAGTATAACAAAGCGTGTTACATGGCTAGAGACGGTATAACATAAAACGTGTTACATGGCtagagacagtataacataaagTGTGTTACACGGCTAGAGACAGTATAACAAAGCGTGTTACATGGCTAGAGACAATATAACATAAAGCGTGTTACACGGCTAGAGACAGTATAATATAAAGCTTGTTACACGGCTAAAGACAGTATAACATCAAGTGTGTTACATGGCTAGAGACAGTATAACATCAAACGTGTTATACGGCtagagacagtataacatacagcgtgttacacggctagagacagtataacataaagtgtgttacacggctagagacagtataacatacagcGTGTTACACGGCTAGAGACAGTATAACAAAGCGTGTTACATGGCTAGAGACAATATAACATACAGCGTGTTACACGGCtagagacagtataacataaagTGTGTTACACGGCTAGAGACAGTATAACAAAGCGTGTTACATGGCTAGAGACAATATAACATAAAGCGTGTTACACGGCTAGAGACAGTATAATATAAAGCTTGTTACACGGCTAAagacagtataacataaagTGTGTTACATGGCTAGAGACAGTATAACATCAAACGTGTTACACGGCtagagacagtataacataaagtgtgttacacggctagagacagtataacaaagcgtgttacacggctagagacagtataatataaagcgtgttacacggctagagacagtataacatcaaacgtgttacacggctagagacagtataacataaagtgtgttacacggctagagacagtataacaaagcgtgttacacggctagagacagtataatataaagcgtgttacacggctagagacagtataacatatagcTTGTTACACGGCTAGAGACAGTATAATATAAAGCGTGTTACACGGCTAGAGACAGTATTACATTTAGTGTGTTACATGGCtagagacagtataacataaagtgtgttacacggctagagacagtataacataaagTGTGTTACATGGCTAGAGACAGTATAACATCAAACGTGTTACACGGCtagagacagtataacataaagtgtgttacacggctagagacagtataacaaagcgtgttacacggctagagacagtataatataaagcgtgttacacggctagagacagtataatataaagcgtgttacacggctagagacagtataacataaagCGTGTTACACGGCTAGAGACAGTATAACAAAGCGTGTTACACGGCTAGAGACATTATAACATAAAGCGTGTTACACCGCtagagacagtataacataaagCGTGTTGCACGGCtagagacagtataacataaaacgtgttacacggctagagacagtataacataaagTGGGATACACGGCtagagacagtataacatacagcGTGTTACACGGCTAGAGACGGTATAACAAAGCGTGTTACACGGCtagagacagtataacataaaaCGTGTTACACCGCtagagacagtataacataaagCGTGTTGCACGGCTAGAGACGGTATAACATAAAGCGTGTTACACGGCTAGAGACAGTATAACAAAGCGTGTTACACGGCTAGAGACATTATAACATAAAGCGTGTTACACGGCTAGAGACATTATAACATAAAGCGTGTTACACCGCtagagacagtataacataaagCGTGTTGCACGGCtagagacagtataacataaaacgtgttacacggctagagacagtataacataaagTGGGATACACGGCTAGAGGCAGTATAACATACAGCGTGTTACACGGCTAGAGACGGTATAACAAAGCGTGTTACACGGCTAGAGACAGTATAACATGAAGCGTGTTACACGGCtagagacagtataacataaagcgtgttacacggctagagacagtataacataaagCTTGTTACACGGCtagaga
This DNA window, taken from Pecten maximus chromosome 3, xPecMax1.1, whole genome shotgun sequence, encodes the following:
- the LOC117323690 gene encoding membrane progestin receptor beta-like gives rise to the protein MAMLTNALSWVRSLQVRHFTHQQEVPEKYREDGILTGYRLSNQPWRYYIGSLFQIHNETLNVWTHLIGLFIIWYALGQYFLIYDWWTDKDSWPMLTFGICCSLTHFLSSVAHLLHSKNLYVHHLVFMIDFIGVVLFAFGTGVLAMYSCSDKEMYMILRPFFLYVLAFLTWFNHAFFCFALLCFSGGPQVVKRRALQVAALLVEVVLIFIPFFPRYYKCFVNPDCSLRSFDHITLTFPAFGAQAFFFLSQIPERFFPGKFDIVGHSHQIFHICATIAQLLQMRAVHQDIQNGVSSHAQPDLSAMLTVLAILICCSIGSICVLQNYIPCSLKKGKTK